DNA from Rhinatrema bivittatum chromosome 16, aRhiBiv1.1, whole genome shotgun sequence:
GCCGCATGGGCGTTGTAAGTCAGGTAGCGCCGCAGGATCTCCCAGATGTTCTCCTCCACGCATATCTGGGCAGGGCAGAGCGCGACACCGTCACTTCGCCGTTGTTACTGCTATGTGAAAAGGTCCCTGTCCCTTCTGAGTCTCCCTTTGCTGCTGTTTGAGGCATGCAACCCCGTTCTCCCCCGGGCACCACTcttgcttgtaagactgttccCTACTCGCTTTTCATGTGAGCGCCCTCCCCTAATACGCAGATCCCCATGCCCTCTTTTGCTCACCTCACACATTAAGCCCTACACCTCTTTTATGAATAAgacagcctctcctcataggtacAACTCAGCCAAGCTAGAAGAGGATCCCTTTTTACctggttttttttaatcccctACCCCATGTCACAGCATACTGCCCCACCACCCGTGCCAGGAGAggattccctcctccccttcacctcctcGCCAGGGCACTCACTTCCAGCACGTGCTCCAGGTGAACTAGGGTGTTGATGATGCGAATGCGCCGGGTCTTGCTTGCCAGAACTCCCACCTCGTAGTCAGGGTCCTTCCACCAGGGGCACCCAAAGTTGTTCTCCCAATCCGTGCGGGGCAAGGGAGGTGGGATGTGGAGGAAGCGGCCATAGGGAGTGTAATACTTCAGGCAGCCCGTCAATGGGTCGATGTGAGTCCGGATCTATAACAGAGGGGCACACATTAGCTCTATGCAGCACCAAGGTAAGCGGGAAGAACTCTGTCACAGAGTTGTTACTAATTCCATACTACGTATATACGGACTCACATCTTTGGTCTGAGGGTTGAACCAATGGCTGATATCCTTGCCAGCTGCCTCGATAATGGGTTTCAGTAAAACATTCCCTGGAAAGAAATGTGAAGGACTTATTGTGAGGATCACACAGATGTCAATAGGGGCTTACATAGTTCAAGGATACTCCTCCTTCCCAGGATGCTTTTGGACTGTGGGGTCACATGAATGAAATATGAGAGAGTTGAAGTGAGAATCTGAGACTTTACTGGGTAGCTGTAATGCTGCTCGTGGCACCGCAGGCTCCTGGCACTGGGCTGGCCACAGTCGCTGCCCTTGCTCAGGCCAAGTGACATCCCAGGTGTGCGTCACTTTTATTAGCTACTTATTTGCATATCTTTAATGCTTGTGTATTGCATGGTCAGTGTCATGAATGGCCCATAGGGTTAGTGTATTGATTGTTGACATCTCGATTGATTAGTTAGTATATTGATTGGTTGATGAATTGGTAAAGACATTGACTGGGAGCACTGTTAACACATTGATTTTATGGATTGTTAAGGTTATGGGGTTGGAGTACAGTAGTGCAGGGGTTAGGACCCTCATCCTCGAGGGCCTCTAACCGGCCAGGTTTTTAGGACATTTCTCCTGAATGTGCATGAGACTGATTGTCCTACAATTTGAGacactgtgcatgcaaatctatctcatgtgtattcattagggatgtcctaCAAACCCGACCCATTTCCCGCCCTGGAGGACCAGAGGTTCTGCACCTCTGAGTTAGTGTACGATTGTTTGGGGCATTGAGCAGTTAGgtgttaacttaaaaaaaaaaatgctcagcaCTTCATTTAGATGCCTAAGTTTTTGGCCGAAAATGTCCCCAAAGCTTAACAGCCTGcaatttatttgcctagatttcgGCACTCTgggtcagccagggctggggagatgctgcagaggcagcactcacagtcGCCCCTGGGGAGGTGATCATTGGTAGCTCATGACACTGGTTTCAGGAAAGAGCCCTGGTGCTTGGCTCCTGGCCTGAATGCCATTGCTacaatggaagggggggggggtctattaaAACAGGGGGGAAATTCctgtagttgtgaatgaaggatcATGGCCCCCTCCCCCTAGATTGCATTCTAATGTATATATTATTATACAGCTCAGATATCGGACTCGGCATTGATCAGTGTGACACTGATTAGCTATTGTACTAGTGGATCGTTTGGGACACTCAGTTGGTTAGTGTTTGTATTGATTAGTTTGGCCTCACTAATCATTATTGTACACATTGGTTAGTGGTTATTGATCAATTAGTGCACTCACGGACTGTTACATTGATTGGTTAATGTCATGGGCCTTTgcttcatatttttatttattaattttggcATGGCCATTTCCTTGTGGTCCTTTGGTTTCCCAGTTCAAGTCAGAACAGGTCTCTGCTGAGCTGTGGtgcaatgaattcaagaaagcccgggataagcacagaggatccctagttgaaATGAAAGGAGGGGAAAGCCCAGCGATTAACTGGGGGTCTATGGCAGTGCACCAGGCATGAAATCAGGGAAAGACTAGATGGCCCTTATCCACCACCATATTCTTTATTTCTGTTCACAATTATCTCAGTTTCTCCCCTGACTAGTTTAACTTGCCCTCCCATCTAGCCCCACCATGGCAGTGGCAATCACGTGGACAAGGGTCAGAAAATGGAGGCTCCCTCCAGTACATTCATGCACCCCGAGCCTGACCACTACGAGTCACCCTTGTAGAACGGCCGTAattttctgacccccccccccctgcaacttTGTCAGCTTCCCCAGCCCTGGGCCCAGAGCAGAAGCTGGCTCAGGAACTGAACCCTTGTATATATCTAATAGAATATTCCAGATACATCCGGAGAGCTTGAACCTTGGAACCTGTTACCCTTGCTCCTGCTTTCACCGTGGTGCCTGCAGACACTATTTTGAGATATGGGTAGCAAAGGAAACTTGTGGGTGGCAAGAAAAACAGACGTGATAAGCAATACTCATCGTTCTCTTCAAGTAGCGTTGCAAAGGCAAGACCTTTCGCCACTGCGGAGGACCA
Protein-coding regions in this window:
- the LOC115078560 gene encoding cytochrome b5 domain-containing protein 1, giving the protein MAPFRPRFYTREEVNRHNVLTDLWVSFLGKVCDLTTLVKKHKGNVLLKPIIEAAGKDISHWFNPQTKDIRTHIDPLTGCLKYYTPYGRFLHIPPPLPRTDWENNFGCPWWKDPDYEVGVLASKTRRIRIINTLVHLEHVLEICVEENIWEILRRYLTYNAHAASYTWKYNGVNLDMEKTLEENGIPDEDEEFYELKMDEEQYMQAIHLYYNDDLTEA